In Eriocheir sinensis breed Jianghai 21 chromosome 12, ASM2467909v1, whole genome shotgun sequence, the following proteins share a genomic window:
- the LOC126997690 gene encoding gastrin/cholecystokinin type B receptor-like isoform X1, translating to MSEHYHNTAADAEEIEFADFGNAGAEDLRNLTSEDFGAGFGNGSSVNYSSGCEPYLAGKPLVMGEPYPRFEELARVKTLDLYETVQIALIVALVVVSVAGNLAVVAVVYFNRFLRSSVNCYLANLAVADLLITLACWPTLVNRLTQPLYILGRPICKITVLALGTCVNVSALTLAVVAGGRLYAVLFPLRALRSASRPILVISLLWAASFTLALPAFYVRDTRLFQWDDLLEESCGEVFCSPFPSENVIRYYKILLLVTMFFLPEVVMVVAYTVIIVRLYCVKRGPQDEPSTTRGPQHPASSDHAHLSARRKVVKMTAAVVVVFTLCWSPLHALSLFSLLAEASHRPLPEWFSTAEFWAYFLGYCNSALNPLLYCGCSEKFRVGLKSLVLQRPRWPRQRQGVGSGHSWSPSTLLMRLTSSSLSSKSSVPGVISRQSSRSLSGKATDSAWSPKRASGKRGVFKAYSRNSESVRSNPPPELDVGDVGVNGEVKDANQNGKRDLHYLTSEAKDGRKEDMGHSDQNGKEDKMKWGTEYEEKEETRGEGGGGGGGGELTGLEEEEEENGSSIPSQNGRKEESEEKKQKEEEFVFVEEGEVDRRLPYPKKLNGMVDLKETKKGDEDKGEGRQDELEKKEDAGSRLLTITEERMNNNNEHEEKREKISIEKDDDAESEKPAASQPQNNVEDIEDIEKASLLAP from the exons ATGTCGGAACACTACCACAACACCGCCGCCGATGCTGAAGAAATCGAGTTCGCGGACTTCGGAAACGCTGGCGCCGAAGACTTGAGGAACCTGACTTCGGAGGACTTCGGCGCAGGCTTCGGCAACGGTTCTTCGGTTAACTACTCTTCGGGGTGCGAGCCGTATCTTGCTGGGAAGCCTTTGGTCATGGGGGAGCCGTACCCGAGATTTGAAGAACTTGCCCGCGTGAAGACCTTGGATTTGTATGAGAcagtacag ATAGCACTGATAGTCGCCCTGGTGGTGGTCTCGGTCGCCGGCAACCTTGCAGTGGTGGCCGTGGTGTACTTCAATAGGTTCCTGCGGTCGAGCGTTAACTGCTACCTCGCTAATCTTGCTGTGGCGGACCTGCTCATCACGCTCGCTTGCTGGCCCACGCTGGTCAACCGCCTCACGCAGCCCCTGTACATCCTCGGCCGCCCGATTTGCAAGATTACCGTGTTAGCGCTGG GCACCTGCGTCAACGTGTCCGCACTGACCCTCGCCGTGGTGGCCGGGGGACGCCTCTACGCTGTGCTGTTCCCCCTCCGCGCCCTGCGATCCGCCTCACGTCCCATCCTGGTCATCTCGCTCCTTTGGGCCGCTTCTTTCACCCTTGCCCTGCCCGCCTTCTACGTGAGGGATACGCGACTGTttcag TGGGATGATTTGCTGGAGGAGAGCTGCGGGGAGGTCTTCTGCAGTCCCTTCCCCTCCGAGAACGTGATTCGATATTACAAGattctg CTGCTGGTGACCATGTTCTTCCTGCCCGAGGTGGTGATGGTCGTTGCCTACACTGTCATCATCGTGAGGCTGTACTGCGTTAAGCGAGGCCCTCAGGACGAGCCTTCCACAACCAGAGGACCCCAGCACCCTGCCTCTAGCGACCACGCCCACTTGTCTGCgaggagaaag GTGGTAAAGATGACCGCCGCTGTGGTGGTTGTGTTTACGCTGTGTTGGTCGCCTCTCcacgctctctccctcttcaGCCTCCTAGCGGAAGCCTCCCATCGTCCG CTGCCGGAGTGGTTCTCAACGGCGGAGTTTTGGGCGTACTTCCTCGGCTACTGCAACTCGGCCCTCAACCCGCTCCTGTACTGTGGCTGCAGCGAGAAGTTCCGCGTTGGCTTGAAGTCCCTGGTGCTCCAACGACCGCGGTGGCCCAGGCAACGGCAGGgag TCGGAAGCGGCCACTCATGGTCTCCCTCGACCCTCCTGATGCGCCTCACCTCGTCCTCCCTGTCCAGCAAGTCTTCAGTGCCAGGAGTCATCTCACGGCAGTCATCCAGGTCCCTCTCCGGCAAGGCCACGGACTCGGCTTGGTCACCGAAGCGAGCAAGCGGCAAACGAGGTGTTTTCAAGGCATACTCTAGGAATAGCGAGTCGGTCCGCTCTAACCCGCCGCCGGAGCTGGATGTGGGTGATGTGGGTGTGAATGGGGAGGTGAAAGACGCGAACCAGAACGGGAAACGGGACTTGCATTACTTAACCAGCGAggcgaaggatggaaggaaggaggacatggGACACAGTGACCAGAACGGGAAGGAGGACAAGATGAAATGGGGAACAGaatacgaggagaaggaagagacgagaggagaaggaggaggaggaggaggaggaggagaactgactggcctagaagaagaggaagaggaaaatggaagttcTATACCCTCtcagaacggaaggaaggaagaaagcgaggagaagaagcagaaggaagaagaattcgTTTTCGTAGAAGAAGGGGAGGTTGACAGACGTTTACCATACCCTAAGAAACTGAACGGTATGGTGGacttgaaagaaacaaagaaaggagacgaagacaaaggagaaggaagacaagatgagttagaaaagaaggaggatgctGGCAGTCGCTTACTCACCATCACCGAAGAAAGGATGAACAATAACAATgaacatgaagaaaagagagaaaagataagcattgaaaaagatgatgatgcagAGAGCGAAAAACCAGCAGCATCACAACCCCAAAACAACGTAGAAGATATAGAGGACATAGAAAAAGCGTCCCTCCTTGCTCCATAA
- the LOC126997690 gene encoding gastrin/cholecystokinin type B receptor-like isoform X2, whose translation MSEHYHNTAADAEEIEFADFGNAGAEDLRNLTSEDFGAGFGNGSSVNYSSGCEPYLAGKPLVMGEPYPRFEELARVKTLDLYETVQIALIVALVVVSVAGNLAVVAVVYFNRFLRSSVNCYLANLAVADLLITLACWPTLVNRLTQPLYILGRPICKITVLALGTCVNVSALTLAVVAGGRLYAVLFPLRALRSASRPILVISLLWAASFTLALPAFYVRDTRLFQLLVTMFFLPEVVMVVAYTVIIVRLYCVKRGPQDEPSTTRGPQHPASSDHAHLSARRKVVKMTAAVVVVFTLCWSPLHALSLFSLLAEASHRPLPEWFSTAEFWAYFLGYCNSALNPLLYCGCSEKFRVGLKSLVLQRPRWPRQRQGVGSGHSWSPSTLLMRLTSSSLSSKSSVPGVISRQSSRSLSGKATDSAWSPKRASGKRGVFKAYSRNSESVRSNPPPELDVGDVGVNGEVKDANQNGKRDLHYLTSEAKDGRKEDMGHSDQNGKEDKMKWGTEYEEKEETRGEGGGGGGGGELTGLEEEEEENGSSIPSQNGRKEESEEKKQKEEEFVFVEEGEVDRRLPYPKKLNGMVDLKETKKGDEDKGEGRQDELEKKEDAGSRLLTITEERMNNNNEHEEKREKISIEKDDDAESEKPAASQPQNNVEDIEDIEKASLLAP comes from the exons ATGTCGGAACACTACCACAACACCGCCGCCGATGCTGAAGAAATCGAGTTCGCGGACTTCGGAAACGCTGGCGCCGAAGACTTGAGGAACCTGACTTCGGAGGACTTCGGCGCAGGCTTCGGCAACGGTTCTTCGGTTAACTACTCTTCGGGGTGCGAGCCGTATCTTGCTGGGAAGCCTTTGGTCATGGGGGAGCCGTACCCGAGATTTGAAGAACTTGCCCGCGTGAAGACCTTGGATTTGTATGAGAcagtacag ATAGCACTGATAGTCGCCCTGGTGGTGGTCTCGGTCGCCGGCAACCTTGCAGTGGTGGCCGTGGTGTACTTCAATAGGTTCCTGCGGTCGAGCGTTAACTGCTACCTCGCTAATCTTGCTGTGGCGGACCTGCTCATCACGCTCGCTTGCTGGCCCACGCTGGTCAACCGCCTCACGCAGCCCCTGTACATCCTCGGCCGCCCGATTTGCAAGATTACCGTGTTAGCGCTGG GCACCTGCGTCAACGTGTCCGCACTGACCCTCGCCGTGGTGGCCGGGGGACGCCTCTACGCTGTGCTGTTCCCCCTCCGCGCCCTGCGATCCGCCTCACGTCCCATCCTGGTCATCTCGCTCCTTTGGGCCGCTTCTTTCACCCTTGCCCTGCCCGCCTTCTACGTGAGGGATACGCGACTGTttcag CTGCTGGTGACCATGTTCTTCCTGCCCGAGGTGGTGATGGTCGTTGCCTACACTGTCATCATCGTGAGGCTGTACTGCGTTAAGCGAGGCCCTCAGGACGAGCCTTCCACAACCAGAGGACCCCAGCACCCTGCCTCTAGCGACCACGCCCACTTGTCTGCgaggagaaag GTGGTAAAGATGACCGCCGCTGTGGTGGTTGTGTTTACGCTGTGTTGGTCGCCTCTCcacgctctctccctcttcaGCCTCCTAGCGGAAGCCTCCCATCGTCCG CTGCCGGAGTGGTTCTCAACGGCGGAGTTTTGGGCGTACTTCCTCGGCTACTGCAACTCGGCCCTCAACCCGCTCCTGTACTGTGGCTGCAGCGAGAAGTTCCGCGTTGGCTTGAAGTCCCTGGTGCTCCAACGACCGCGGTGGCCCAGGCAACGGCAGGgag TCGGAAGCGGCCACTCATGGTCTCCCTCGACCCTCCTGATGCGCCTCACCTCGTCCTCCCTGTCCAGCAAGTCTTCAGTGCCAGGAGTCATCTCACGGCAGTCATCCAGGTCCCTCTCCGGCAAGGCCACGGACTCGGCTTGGTCACCGAAGCGAGCAAGCGGCAAACGAGGTGTTTTCAAGGCATACTCTAGGAATAGCGAGTCGGTCCGCTCTAACCCGCCGCCGGAGCTGGATGTGGGTGATGTGGGTGTGAATGGGGAGGTGAAAGACGCGAACCAGAACGGGAAACGGGACTTGCATTACTTAACCAGCGAggcgaaggatggaaggaaggaggacatggGACACAGTGACCAGAACGGGAAGGAGGACAAGATGAAATGGGGAACAGaatacgaggagaaggaagagacgagaggagaaggaggaggaggaggaggaggaggagaactgactggcctagaagaagaggaagaggaaaatggaagttcTATACCCTCtcagaacggaaggaaggaagaaagcgaggagaagaagcagaaggaagaagaattcgTTTTCGTAGAAGAAGGGGAGGTTGACAGACGTTTACCATACCCTAAGAAACTGAACGGTATGGTGGacttgaaagaaacaaagaaaggagacgaagacaaaggagaaggaagacaagatgagttagaaaagaaggaggatgctGGCAGTCGCTTACTCACCATCACCGAAGAAAGGATGAACAATAACAATgaacatgaagaaaagagagaaaagataagcattgaaaaagatgatgatgcagAGAGCGAAAAACCAGCAGCATCACAACCCCAAAACAACGTAGAAGATATAGAGGACATAGAAAAAGCGTCCCTCCTTGCTCCATAA